A genomic window from Phoenix dactylifera cultivar Barhee BC4 chromosome 7, palm_55x_up_171113_PBpolish2nd_filt_p, whole genome shotgun sequence includes:
- the LOC103721530 gene encoding uncharacterized protein LOC103721530 isoform X3, which produces MASLFRARRQREGGSGGKILRGRRGPPPASPYARPENPPPSPSAASPAISRSPRWFQGLISGAGKLISTVFRSDDSSSSSSSGYSSDEEISLGSDHKEDVVASSKHLHELNQGGNRPNSIRDCMKGSQAVVSRSKSKLVIEQLLMQETFTRDECKRLTEIIQSRVIESPFTEVVEDGTQKETSNRATGSAIAFSGAWRSLNQSKKLPELVQYSASKLNVFSPWSSAVQACTPDLRDTAIKEARKWLEEKRLASSSEHDPDCGPCTLNTDMLQYGIESETSSPVDLAKSYMCSLPPWKSPSLSSTGFKTPPPSRMHLYKDEPTCAALNYSWSSSKVLKRGSLSIGLSDTLDETRRVRLKSTDDIWEIPKFKQTDSSVRLFEKETSKIPSGDDKRDREVLGAGHYSNSLEPTEAFNASPKLSVELNAEYLCSNGAFKLTDQQAGEVNPLRETGNVSSTNIVSEPEESPHAVQPTNKSSLPDTNPLRSVNSVMESEPKSSNHNILNLEENKEDGTELSQNEVQDDSIDVPSESLISASKSVEHGGDPLSVAKVMTSEGIKAAAPSNDDGADNRDNNHIYSTQTVPKVLGIVEANDNPHLNLDPGLQETHSIAGDMVECRCICQFSQRLAARMPELGRGLCLVYLLMFRTPRRESSDTD; this is translated from the exons ATGGCCTCCCTCTTTAGGGCTCGCCGCCAGAGGGAGGGGGGATCGGGAGGGAAGATCCTCCGCGGCCGGCGAGGGCCGCCGCCGGCCTCCCCTTACGCTCGCCCGGAGAACCCGCCGCCATCTCCCTCTGCTGCGTCCCCCGCCATATCTCGAAGCCCTAGGTGGTTTCAGGGCCTCATATCGGGCGCCGGGAAGCTGATCTCCACTGTATTTCGCTCTGATGACAGTTCATCTTCTTCGTCTTCTGGTTATTCTTCGGACGAAGAAATTAGTTTGGGCTCCG ATCACAAGGAAGATGTTGTTGCCTCTTCCAAACATCTTCATGAATTAAATCAG GGAGGAAATAGACCAAATTCAATCAGGGATTGCATGAAGGGGTCACAAGCAGTTGTCTCAAGAAGCAAATCCAAGCTTGTTATTGAGCAGTTGCTTATGCAAGAGACCTTCACAAG GGATGAATGCAAAAGACTTACAGAAATAATACAATCACGAGTTATAGAGTCCCCATTTACAGAAGTTGTTGAGGATGGAACACAGAAGGAAACTTCAAACAGGGCTACTGGCAGTGCTATTGCATTTTCCGGAGCTTGGCGATCCTTGAATCAAAGCAAGAAACTGCCTGAATTGGTTCAATATTCTGCTAGTAAGCTGAATGTCTTTTCTCCTTGGTCTTCTGCTGTCCAAGCATGTACACCTGATCTTCGTGACACAGCTATTAAGGAGGCCAGGAAATGGCTAGAGGAGAAAAGGCTGGCATCAAGTTCAGAACATGATCCTGATTGTGGACCTTGCACTTTAAATACCGATATGCTTCAATAT GGCATTGAAAGTGAGACAAGCTCACCTGTAGATTTAGCTAAATCGtacatgtgttccttgcctccATGGAAATCTCCATCCTTAAGTAGTACTGGGTTCAAGACCCCACCGCCTAGTCGAATGCATCTTTACAAGGATGAACCCACCTGTGCGGCTTTAAATTATTCCTGGTCCTCATCCAAG GTTTTAAAAAGGGGCTCTCTTTCTATTGGATTGTCGGACACCCTTGATGAAACTCGCAGAGTTCGTCTGAAGTCAACTGATGATATATGGGAGATTCCTAAGTTTAAACAAACTGATTCATCTGTAAGATTGTTTGAGAAGGAAACCTCTAAGATCCCATCTGGAGATGACAAGCGAGATCGCGAAGTTCTAGGAGCTGGCCATTATTCGAATTCTTTAGAACCTACAGAGGCTTTCAATGCATCTCCAAAACTATCTGTGGAGTTGAATGCTGAATATCTTTGTTCAAATGGAGCCTTCAAATTAACTGACCAACAGGCTGGTGAAGTAAACCCTCTCCGGGAAACAGGCAATGTGTCTTCAACCAATATAGTTTCAGAGCCTGAAGAATCTCCTCATGCAGTGCAACCGACCAATAAAAGTTCACTGCCAGATACTAATCCGTTGAGGTCTGTTAACTCAGTAATGGAGAGTGAGCCTAAGTCCTCTAATCATAATATTCTGAATTTAGAAGAAAATAAG GAGGATGGGACAGAGCTTTCGCAAAATGAGGTTCAAGATGACAGTATTGATGTTCCCAGTGAATCTCTTATTTCAGCTTCCAAATCAGTGGAGCATGGTG GCGACCCCTTATCTGTAGCAAAAGTCATGACATCAGAAGGCATCAAGGCTGCAGCACCAAG TAATGATGATGGTGCGGACAATCGTGACAATAATCACATTTACAGCACACAGACGGTTCCCAAGGTTTTGGGGATAGTAGAAGCCAATGATAATCCACATCTGAATCTGGATCCAGGTCTCCAAGAAACACATTCTATTGCCG GTGACATGGTAGAATGCCGTTGCATCTGCCAGTTCAGTCAGCGGCTTGCTGCACGGATGCCAGAACTTGGCAGGGGATTATGCTTGGTCTACTTGCT CATGTTCAGGACCCCCAGACGGGAATCCTCAGATACAGACTGA
- the LOC103721530 gene encoding uncharacterized protein LOC103721530 isoform X1 yields the protein MASLFRARRQREGGSGGKILRGRRGPPPASPYARPENPPPSPSAASPAISRSPRWFQGLISGAGKLISTVFRSDDSSSSSSSGYSSDEEISLGSDHKEDVVASSKHLHELNQGGNRPNSIRDCMKGSQAVVSRSKSKLVIEQLLMQETFTRDECKRLTEIIQSRVIESPFTEVVEDGTQKETSNRATGSAIAFSGAWRSLNQSKKLPELVQYSASKLNVFSPWSSAVQACTPDLRDTAIKEARKWLEEKRLASSSEHDPDCGPCTLNTDMLQYGIESETSSPVDLAKSYMCSLPPWKSPSLSSTGFKTPPPSRMHLYKDEPTCAALNYSWSSSKVLKRGSLSIGLSDTLDETRRVRLKSTDDIWEIPKFKQTDSSVRLFEKETSKIPSGDDKRDREVLGAGHYSNSLEPTEAFNASPKLSVELNAEYLCSNGAFKLTDQQAGEVNPLRETGNVSSTNIVSEPEESPHAVQPTNKSSLPDTNPLRSVNSVMESEPKSSNHNILNLEENKEDGTELSQNEVQDDSIDVPSESLISASKSVEHGGDPLSVAKVMTSEGIKAAAPSNDDGADNRDNNHIYSTQTVPKVLGIVEANDNPHLNLDPGLQETHSIAACSGPPDGNPQIQTEANGSKHKFSATSSPADSNANSDLRTLSKGDLSGTNSNGEPATAGISEGTHELQNETATDVSAGHDSNSAAGKSRNGTRMKTIERMLTETQPRTSGRRRKAVAKAKRGRGAK from the exons ATGGCCTCCCTCTTTAGGGCTCGCCGCCAGAGGGAGGGGGGATCGGGAGGGAAGATCCTCCGCGGCCGGCGAGGGCCGCCGCCGGCCTCCCCTTACGCTCGCCCGGAGAACCCGCCGCCATCTCCCTCTGCTGCGTCCCCCGCCATATCTCGAAGCCCTAGGTGGTTTCAGGGCCTCATATCGGGCGCCGGGAAGCTGATCTCCACTGTATTTCGCTCTGATGACAGTTCATCTTCTTCGTCTTCTGGTTATTCTTCGGACGAAGAAATTAGTTTGGGCTCCG ATCACAAGGAAGATGTTGTTGCCTCTTCCAAACATCTTCATGAATTAAATCAG GGAGGAAATAGACCAAATTCAATCAGGGATTGCATGAAGGGGTCACAAGCAGTTGTCTCAAGAAGCAAATCCAAGCTTGTTATTGAGCAGTTGCTTATGCAAGAGACCTTCACAAG GGATGAATGCAAAAGACTTACAGAAATAATACAATCACGAGTTATAGAGTCCCCATTTACAGAAGTTGTTGAGGATGGAACACAGAAGGAAACTTCAAACAGGGCTACTGGCAGTGCTATTGCATTTTCCGGAGCTTGGCGATCCTTGAATCAAAGCAAGAAACTGCCTGAATTGGTTCAATATTCTGCTAGTAAGCTGAATGTCTTTTCTCCTTGGTCTTCTGCTGTCCAAGCATGTACACCTGATCTTCGTGACACAGCTATTAAGGAGGCCAGGAAATGGCTAGAGGAGAAAAGGCTGGCATCAAGTTCAGAACATGATCCTGATTGTGGACCTTGCACTTTAAATACCGATATGCTTCAATAT GGCATTGAAAGTGAGACAAGCTCACCTGTAGATTTAGCTAAATCGtacatgtgttccttgcctccATGGAAATCTCCATCCTTAAGTAGTACTGGGTTCAAGACCCCACCGCCTAGTCGAATGCATCTTTACAAGGATGAACCCACCTGTGCGGCTTTAAATTATTCCTGGTCCTCATCCAAG GTTTTAAAAAGGGGCTCTCTTTCTATTGGATTGTCGGACACCCTTGATGAAACTCGCAGAGTTCGTCTGAAGTCAACTGATGATATATGGGAGATTCCTAAGTTTAAACAAACTGATTCATCTGTAAGATTGTTTGAGAAGGAAACCTCTAAGATCCCATCTGGAGATGACAAGCGAGATCGCGAAGTTCTAGGAGCTGGCCATTATTCGAATTCTTTAGAACCTACAGAGGCTTTCAATGCATCTCCAAAACTATCTGTGGAGTTGAATGCTGAATATCTTTGTTCAAATGGAGCCTTCAAATTAACTGACCAACAGGCTGGTGAAGTAAACCCTCTCCGGGAAACAGGCAATGTGTCTTCAACCAATATAGTTTCAGAGCCTGAAGAATCTCCTCATGCAGTGCAACCGACCAATAAAAGTTCACTGCCAGATACTAATCCGTTGAGGTCTGTTAACTCAGTAATGGAGAGTGAGCCTAAGTCCTCTAATCATAATATTCTGAATTTAGAAGAAAATAAG GAGGATGGGACAGAGCTTTCGCAAAATGAGGTTCAAGATGACAGTATTGATGTTCCCAGTGAATCTCTTATTTCAGCTTCCAAATCAGTGGAGCATGGTG GCGACCCCTTATCTGTAGCAAAAGTCATGACATCAGAAGGCATCAAGGCTGCAGCACCAAG TAATGATGATGGTGCGGACAATCGTGACAATAATCACATTTACAGCACACAGACGGTTCCCAAGGTTTTGGGGATAGTAGAAGCCAATGATAATCCACATCTGAATCTGGATCCAGGTCTCCAAGAAACACATTCTATTGCCG CATGTTCAGGACCCCCAGACGGGAATCCTCAGATACAGACTGAAGCAAATGGATCAAAGCATAAGTTTTCTGCCACTAG TTCACCTGCAGACTCCAATGCCAATTCGGATCTCAGAACCTTGAGCAAGGGAGACCTCAGTGGTACCAACTCCAATGGTGAGCCAGCTACTGCAGGCATCTCTGAGGGAACCCACGAGCTTCAAAACGAGACTGCCACTGACGTCTCTGCTGGTCATGATTCCAACAGTGCAGCAGGCAAATCACGGAATGGTACAAGGATGAAGACAATTGAGCGGATGCTGACTGAAACTCAGCCCAGAACTAGCGGCCGCAGGCGGAAAGCAGTGGCCAAGgcaaaaagaggaagaggggCAAAGTGA
- the LOC103721530 gene encoding uncharacterized protein LOC103721530 isoform X4 yields the protein MASLFRARRQREGGSGGKILRGRRGPPPASPYARPENPPPSPSAASPAISRSPRWFQGLISGAGKLISTVFRSDDSSSSSSSGYSSDEEISLGSDHKEDVVASSKHLHELNQGGNRPNSIRDCMKGSQAVVSRSKSKLVIEQLLMQETFTRDECKRLTEIIQSRVIESPFTEVVEDGTQKETSNRATGSAIAFSGAWRSLNQSKKLPELVQYSASKLNVFSPWSSAVQACTPDLRDTAIKEARKWLEEKRLASSSEHDPDCGPCTLNTDMLQYGIESETSSPVDLAKSYMCSLPPWKSPSLSSTGFKTPPPSRMHLYKDEPTCAALNYSWSSSKVLKRGSLSIGLSDTLDETRRVRLKSTDDIWEIPKFKQTDSSVRLFEKETSKIPSGDDKRDREVLGAGHYSNSLEPTEAFNASPKLSVELNAEYLCSNGAFKLTDQQAGEVNPLRETGNVSSTNIVSEPEESPHAVQPTNKSSLPDTNPLRSVNSVMESEPKSSNHNILNLEENKEDGTELSQNEVQDDSIDVPSESLISASKSVEHGGDPLSVAKVMTSEGIKAAAPSNDDGADNRDNNHIYSTQTVPKVLGIVEANDNPHLNLDPGLQETHSIAGDMVECRCICQFSQRLAARMPELGRGLCLVYLLTPRRESSDTD from the exons ATGGCCTCCCTCTTTAGGGCTCGCCGCCAGAGGGAGGGGGGATCGGGAGGGAAGATCCTCCGCGGCCGGCGAGGGCCGCCGCCGGCCTCCCCTTACGCTCGCCCGGAGAACCCGCCGCCATCTCCCTCTGCTGCGTCCCCCGCCATATCTCGAAGCCCTAGGTGGTTTCAGGGCCTCATATCGGGCGCCGGGAAGCTGATCTCCACTGTATTTCGCTCTGATGACAGTTCATCTTCTTCGTCTTCTGGTTATTCTTCGGACGAAGAAATTAGTTTGGGCTCCG ATCACAAGGAAGATGTTGTTGCCTCTTCCAAACATCTTCATGAATTAAATCAG GGAGGAAATAGACCAAATTCAATCAGGGATTGCATGAAGGGGTCACAAGCAGTTGTCTCAAGAAGCAAATCCAAGCTTGTTATTGAGCAGTTGCTTATGCAAGAGACCTTCACAAG GGATGAATGCAAAAGACTTACAGAAATAATACAATCACGAGTTATAGAGTCCCCATTTACAGAAGTTGTTGAGGATGGAACACAGAAGGAAACTTCAAACAGGGCTACTGGCAGTGCTATTGCATTTTCCGGAGCTTGGCGATCCTTGAATCAAAGCAAGAAACTGCCTGAATTGGTTCAATATTCTGCTAGTAAGCTGAATGTCTTTTCTCCTTGGTCTTCTGCTGTCCAAGCATGTACACCTGATCTTCGTGACACAGCTATTAAGGAGGCCAGGAAATGGCTAGAGGAGAAAAGGCTGGCATCAAGTTCAGAACATGATCCTGATTGTGGACCTTGCACTTTAAATACCGATATGCTTCAATAT GGCATTGAAAGTGAGACAAGCTCACCTGTAGATTTAGCTAAATCGtacatgtgttccttgcctccATGGAAATCTCCATCCTTAAGTAGTACTGGGTTCAAGACCCCACCGCCTAGTCGAATGCATCTTTACAAGGATGAACCCACCTGTGCGGCTTTAAATTATTCCTGGTCCTCATCCAAG GTTTTAAAAAGGGGCTCTCTTTCTATTGGATTGTCGGACACCCTTGATGAAACTCGCAGAGTTCGTCTGAAGTCAACTGATGATATATGGGAGATTCCTAAGTTTAAACAAACTGATTCATCTGTAAGATTGTTTGAGAAGGAAACCTCTAAGATCCCATCTGGAGATGACAAGCGAGATCGCGAAGTTCTAGGAGCTGGCCATTATTCGAATTCTTTAGAACCTACAGAGGCTTTCAATGCATCTCCAAAACTATCTGTGGAGTTGAATGCTGAATATCTTTGTTCAAATGGAGCCTTCAAATTAACTGACCAACAGGCTGGTGAAGTAAACCCTCTCCGGGAAACAGGCAATGTGTCTTCAACCAATATAGTTTCAGAGCCTGAAGAATCTCCTCATGCAGTGCAACCGACCAATAAAAGTTCACTGCCAGATACTAATCCGTTGAGGTCTGTTAACTCAGTAATGGAGAGTGAGCCTAAGTCCTCTAATCATAATATTCTGAATTTAGAAGAAAATAAG GAGGATGGGACAGAGCTTTCGCAAAATGAGGTTCAAGATGACAGTATTGATGTTCCCAGTGAATCTCTTATTTCAGCTTCCAAATCAGTGGAGCATGGTG GCGACCCCTTATCTGTAGCAAAAGTCATGACATCAGAAGGCATCAAGGCTGCAGCACCAAG TAATGATGATGGTGCGGACAATCGTGACAATAATCACATTTACAGCACACAGACGGTTCCCAAGGTTTTGGGGATAGTAGAAGCCAATGATAATCCACATCTGAATCTGGATCCAGGTCTCCAAGAAACACATTCTATTGCCG GTGACATGGTAGAATGCCGTTGCATCTGCCAGTTCAGTCAGCGGCTTGCTGCACGGATGCCAGAACTTGGCAGGGGATTATGCTTGGTCTACTTGCT GACCCCCAGACGGGAATCCTCAGATACAGACTGA
- the LOC103721530 gene encoding uncharacterized protein LOC103721530 isoform X2, translating to MASLFRARRQREGGSGGKILRGRRGPPPASPYARPENPPPSPSAASPAISRSPRWFQGLISGAGKLISTVFRSDDSSSSSSSGYSSDEEISLGSDHKEDVVASSKHLHELNQGGNRPNSIRDCMKGSQAVVSRSKSKLVIEQLLMQETFTRDECKRLTEIIQSRVIESPFTEVVEDGTQKETSNRATGSAIAFSGAWRSLNQSKKLPELVQYSASKLNVFSPWSSAVQACTPDLRDTAIKEARKWLEEKRLASSSEHDPDCGPCTLNTDMLQYGIESETSSPVDLAKSYMCSLPPWKSPSLSSTGFKTPPPSRMHLYKDEPTCAALNYSWSSSKVLKRGSLSIGLSDTLDETRRVRLKSTDDIWEIPKFKQTDSSVRLFEKETSKIPSGDDKRDREVLGAGHYSNSLEPTEAFNASPKLSVELNAEYLCSNGAFKLTDQQAGEVNPLRETGNVSSTNIVSEPEESPHAVQPTNKSSLPDTNPLRSVNSVMESEPKSSNHNILNLEENKEDGTELSQNEVQDDSIDVPSESLISASKSVEHGGDPLSVAKVMTSEGIKAAAPSNDDGADNRDNNHIYSTQTVPKVLGIVEANDNPHLNLDPGLQETHSIAGPPDGNPQIQTEANGSKHKFSATSSPADSNANSDLRTLSKGDLSGTNSNGEPATAGISEGTHELQNETATDVSAGHDSNSAAGKSRNGTRMKTIERMLTETQPRTSGRRRKAVAKAKRGRGAK from the exons ATGGCCTCCCTCTTTAGGGCTCGCCGCCAGAGGGAGGGGGGATCGGGAGGGAAGATCCTCCGCGGCCGGCGAGGGCCGCCGCCGGCCTCCCCTTACGCTCGCCCGGAGAACCCGCCGCCATCTCCCTCTGCTGCGTCCCCCGCCATATCTCGAAGCCCTAGGTGGTTTCAGGGCCTCATATCGGGCGCCGGGAAGCTGATCTCCACTGTATTTCGCTCTGATGACAGTTCATCTTCTTCGTCTTCTGGTTATTCTTCGGACGAAGAAATTAGTTTGGGCTCCG ATCACAAGGAAGATGTTGTTGCCTCTTCCAAACATCTTCATGAATTAAATCAG GGAGGAAATAGACCAAATTCAATCAGGGATTGCATGAAGGGGTCACAAGCAGTTGTCTCAAGAAGCAAATCCAAGCTTGTTATTGAGCAGTTGCTTATGCAAGAGACCTTCACAAG GGATGAATGCAAAAGACTTACAGAAATAATACAATCACGAGTTATAGAGTCCCCATTTACAGAAGTTGTTGAGGATGGAACACAGAAGGAAACTTCAAACAGGGCTACTGGCAGTGCTATTGCATTTTCCGGAGCTTGGCGATCCTTGAATCAAAGCAAGAAACTGCCTGAATTGGTTCAATATTCTGCTAGTAAGCTGAATGTCTTTTCTCCTTGGTCTTCTGCTGTCCAAGCATGTACACCTGATCTTCGTGACACAGCTATTAAGGAGGCCAGGAAATGGCTAGAGGAGAAAAGGCTGGCATCAAGTTCAGAACATGATCCTGATTGTGGACCTTGCACTTTAAATACCGATATGCTTCAATAT GGCATTGAAAGTGAGACAAGCTCACCTGTAGATTTAGCTAAATCGtacatgtgttccttgcctccATGGAAATCTCCATCCTTAAGTAGTACTGGGTTCAAGACCCCACCGCCTAGTCGAATGCATCTTTACAAGGATGAACCCACCTGTGCGGCTTTAAATTATTCCTGGTCCTCATCCAAG GTTTTAAAAAGGGGCTCTCTTTCTATTGGATTGTCGGACACCCTTGATGAAACTCGCAGAGTTCGTCTGAAGTCAACTGATGATATATGGGAGATTCCTAAGTTTAAACAAACTGATTCATCTGTAAGATTGTTTGAGAAGGAAACCTCTAAGATCCCATCTGGAGATGACAAGCGAGATCGCGAAGTTCTAGGAGCTGGCCATTATTCGAATTCTTTAGAACCTACAGAGGCTTTCAATGCATCTCCAAAACTATCTGTGGAGTTGAATGCTGAATATCTTTGTTCAAATGGAGCCTTCAAATTAACTGACCAACAGGCTGGTGAAGTAAACCCTCTCCGGGAAACAGGCAATGTGTCTTCAACCAATATAGTTTCAGAGCCTGAAGAATCTCCTCATGCAGTGCAACCGACCAATAAAAGTTCACTGCCAGATACTAATCCGTTGAGGTCTGTTAACTCAGTAATGGAGAGTGAGCCTAAGTCCTCTAATCATAATATTCTGAATTTAGAAGAAAATAAG GAGGATGGGACAGAGCTTTCGCAAAATGAGGTTCAAGATGACAGTATTGATGTTCCCAGTGAATCTCTTATTTCAGCTTCCAAATCAGTGGAGCATGGTG GCGACCCCTTATCTGTAGCAAAAGTCATGACATCAGAAGGCATCAAGGCTGCAGCACCAAG TAATGATGATGGTGCGGACAATCGTGACAATAATCACATTTACAGCACACAGACGGTTCCCAAGGTTTTGGGGATAGTAGAAGCCAATGATAATCCACATCTGAATCTGGATCCAGGTCTCCAAGAAACACATTCTATTGCCG GACCCCCAGACGGGAATCCTCAGATACAGACTGAAGCAAATGGATCAAAGCATAAGTTTTCTGCCACTAG TTCACCTGCAGACTCCAATGCCAATTCGGATCTCAGAACCTTGAGCAAGGGAGACCTCAGTGGTACCAACTCCAATGGTGAGCCAGCTACTGCAGGCATCTCTGAGGGAACCCACGAGCTTCAAAACGAGACTGCCACTGACGTCTCTGCTGGTCATGATTCCAACAGTGCAGCAGGCAAATCACGGAATGGTACAAGGATGAAGACAATTGAGCGGATGCTGACTGAAACTCAGCCCAGAACTAGCGGCCGCAGGCGGAAAGCAGTGGCCAAGgcaaaaagaggaagaggggCAAAGTGA
- the LOC103721530 gene encoding cell wall protein IFF6-like isoform X5 yields the protein MVEYVTYLYHKEDVVASSKHLHELNQGGNRPNSIRDCMKGSQAVVSRSKSKLVIEQLLMQETFTRDECKRLTEIIQSRVIESPFTEVVEDGTQKETSNRATGSAIAFSGAWRSLNQSKKLPELVQYSASKLNVFSPWSSAVQACTPDLRDTAIKEARKWLEEKRLASSSEHDPDCGPCTLNTDMLQYGIESETSSPVDLAKSYMCSLPPWKSPSLSSTGFKTPPPSRMHLYKDEPTCAALNYSWSSSKVLKRGSLSIGLSDTLDETRRVRLKSTDDIWEIPKFKQTDSSVRLFEKETSKIPSGDDKRDREVLGAGHYSNSLEPTEAFNASPKLSVELNAEYLCSNGAFKLTDQQAGEVNPLRETGNVSSTNIVSEPEESPHAVQPTNKSSLPDTNPLRSVNSVMESEPKSSNHNILNLEENKEDGTELSQNEVQDDSIDVPSESLISASKSVEHGGDPLSVAKVMTSEGIKAAAPSNDDGADNRDNNHIYSTQTVPKVLGIVEANDNPHLNLDPGLQETHSIAACSGPPDGNPQIQTEANGSKHKFSATSSPADSNANSDLRTLSKGDLSGTNSNGEPATAGISEGTHELQNETATDVSAGHDSNSAAGKSRNGTRMKTIERMLTETQPRTSGRRRKAVAKAKRGRGAK from the exons ATGGTCGAATATGTAACTTATTTAT ATCACAAGGAAGATGTTGTTGCCTCTTCCAAACATCTTCATGAATTAAATCAG GGAGGAAATAGACCAAATTCAATCAGGGATTGCATGAAGGGGTCACAAGCAGTTGTCTCAAGAAGCAAATCCAAGCTTGTTATTGAGCAGTTGCTTATGCAAGAGACCTTCACAAG GGATGAATGCAAAAGACTTACAGAAATAATACAATCACGAGTTATAGAGTCCCCATTTACAGAAGTTGTTGAGGATGGAACACAGAAGGAAACTTCAAACAGGGCTACTGGCAGTGCTATTGCATTTTCCGGAGCTTGGCGATCCTTGAATCAAAGCAAGAAACTGCCTGAATTGGTTCAATATTCTGCTAGTAAGCTGAATGTCTTTTCTCCTTGGTCTTCTGCTGTCCAAGCATGTACACCTGATCTTCGTGACACAGCTATTAAGGAGGCCAGGAAATGGCTAGAGGAGAAAAGGCTGGCATCAAGTTCAGAACATGATCCTGATTGTGGACCTTGCACTTTAAATACCGATATGCTTCAATAT GGCATTGAAAGTGAGACAAGCTCACCTGTAGATTTAGCTAAATCGtacatgtgttccttgcctccATGGAAATCTCCATCCTTAAGTAGTACTGGGTTCAAGACCCCACCGCCTAGTCGAATGCATCTTTACAAGGATGAACCCACCTGTGCGGCTTTAAATTATTCCTGGTCCTCATCCAAG GTTTTAAAAAGGGGCTCTCTTTCTATTGGATTGTCGGACACCCTTGATGAAACTCGCAGAGTTCGTCTGAAGTCAACTGATGATATATGGGAGATTCCTAAGTTTAAACAAACTGATTCATCTGTAAGATTGTTTGAGAAGGAAACCTCTAAGATCCCATCTGGAGATGACAAGCGAGATCGCGAAGTTCTAGGAGCTGGCCATTATTCGAATTCTTTAGAACCTACAGAGGCTTTCAATGCATCTCCAAAACTATCTGTGGAGTTGAATGCTGAATATCTTTGTTCAAATGGAGCCTTCAAATTAACTGACCAACAGGCTGGTGAAGTAAACCCTCTCCGGGAAACAGGCAATGTGTCTTCAACCAATATAGTTTCAGAGCCTGAAGAATCTCCTCATGCAGTGCAACCGACCAATAAAAGTTCACTGCCAGATACTAATCCGTTGAGGTCTGTTAACTCAGTAATGGAGAGTGAGCCTAAGTCCTCTAATCATAATATTCTGAATTTAGAAGAAAATAAG GAGGATGGGACAGAGCTTTCGCAAAATGAGGTTCAAGATGACAGTATTGATGTTCCCAGTGAATCTCTTATTTCAGCTTCCAAATCAGTGGAGCATGGTG GCGACCCCTTATCTGTAGCAAAAGTCATGACATCAGAAGGCATCAAGGCTGCAGCACCAAG TAATGATGATGGTGCGGACAATCGTGACAATAATCACATTTACAGCACACAGACGGTTCCCAAGGTTTTGGGGATAGTAGAAGCCAATGATAATCCACATCTGAATCTGGATCCAGGTCTCCAAGAAACACATTCTATTGCCG CATGTTCAGGACCCCCAGACGGGAATCCTCAGATACAGACTGAAGCAAATGGATCAAAGCATAAGTTTTCTGCCACTAG TTCACCTGCAGACTCCAATGCCAATTCGGATCTCAGAACCTTGAGCAAGGGAGACCTCAGTGGTACCAACTCCAATGGTGAGCCAGCTACTGCAGGCATCTCTGAGGGAACCCACGAGCTTCAAAACGAGACTGCCACTGACGTCTCTGCTGGTCATGATTCCAACAGTGCAGCAGGCAAATCACGGAATGGTACAAGGATGAAGACAATTGAGCGGATGCTGACTGAAACTCAGCCCAGAACTAGCGGCCGCAGGCGGAAAGCAGTGGCCAAGgcaaaaagaggaagaggggCAAAGTGA